Genomic window (Flavobacteriales bacterium):
ACCTTATGAAACAAACACTCCTCCTCCTCGCCACGCTGCTGTTCACCCTGCACGCCATCGGCCAGGACGACCCCAAGAGCAAGGCCATCGTGGATGCGCTGATCGCGAAGAACAAGAGCTACACCAGCTTCGACGCGGACTTTAGCAGCCGATTGGTCAACACGGACAGTAAATTGGACATCAAGCAGGATGGCAACGTAAAAGTCAAGGGCCGCAAGTTCCGGCTCACCCTGTTGGACAACATCGTGATCAACGACGGCACCGCACTCTGGACGTACAGCAAGAAGAGCAACGAGGTGAGCATCAGCGACCCGAAGGAAATGGACGAGACGCTGGACCCCGCCAACCTCTTCAACGTGTACGAGAAGGGCTTCAAGAGCCAGTATGTGGGCACCAGCACCGAGGGCGGAGTGGCGGTGGAGACGATCAAGCTCTTCCCGCTGGACCCCTCCAAAAAGCCTTTCCACACCGTGATCCTTACGGTGGACAAGAACAAGATGGAACCACGCAAAGTGGAGATGAAGTACAAGGACGGCAACGAGGTGACCTATGTACTGAAGAACTTCAGGCCCAATGCCGATATGGTGGAGGCGCTCTTCGCTTTCGACAAAAGCAAATTCCCCGGTGTGGAGGTGAACGATATGCGGTGATCTCGCCCAGGGTCCCACGAAGTGGACCTTGAGTTCGAATATCCGGTGATCGGGCGGCTACCGACCGCTACTGCTGACCGCCACTATCTACTCCCACTTCCAGCCGTCTCCCTACATTCGCCGCCCGTTGCCGGACCAGGCCCTCCGGCCGCCATTCACGGCCCATGCAAAAAGCGCACACGCATCCCTTGTCCTGGGCGG
Coding sequences:
- a CDS encoding outer membrane lipoprotein carrier protein LolA — translated: MKQTLLLLATLLFTLHAIGQDDPKSKAIVDALIAKNKSYTSFDADFSSRLVNTDSKLDIKQDGNVKVKGRKFRLTLLDNIVINDGTALWTYSKKSNEVSISDPKEMDETLDPANLFNVYEKGFKSQYVGTSTEGGVAVETIKLFPLDPSKKPFHTVILTVDKNKMEPRKVEMKYKDGNEVTYVLKNFRPNADMVEALFAFDKSKFPGVEVNDMR